From a single Candidatus Saccharibacteria bacterium genomic region:
- the rimK gene encoding 30S ribosomal protein S6--L-glutamate ligase, giving the protein MKFAILSNGPGNYSTKRLKEEARLRGHEVVVVKYSECYASIAQNKPVVMYRGEALTEFDAVIPRIASSMTRYGTAIVRQFEMQGVYTTASSMAIVRSRDKLRTLQLLARAGVGVPKTVFMRDASDVDDVIEEVGGAPLIIKLARGTHGNGVVLAETKKAAKSVLQAFYVMDDDGTNILLQEFIKESAGTDIRAFVVGGKIVASMKRQSLDDDFRSNLHQGGEGVTVKLTDEERKVVLKAARAMGLSICGVDLMRSSRGPLILEVNSSPGFGIETVTGRNVAEKIIDYVEQNARGRRKKDRVGA; this is encoded by the coding sequence ATGAAATTTGCTATCCTCTCAAACGGTCCAGGTAACTACAGCACTAAGAGGCTGAAAGAAGAAGCACGCCTCCGTGGGCATGAAGTAGTAGTGGTTAAATATAGTGAATGCTATGCTTCGATTGCCCAAAATAAGCCAGTAGTGATGTACCGAGGTGAGGCCTTGACCGAATTCGATGCGGTTATCCCGCGTATTGCTAGCAGCATGACGCGCTATGGTACGGCAATCGTTCGACAGTTTGAAATGCAGGGAGTTTACACAACAGCTAGTTCGATGGCTATTGTACGCTCTCGAGACAAGCTTCGTACCCTGCAGCTTCTGGCTAGGGCGGGGGTAGGCGTTCCTAAGACGGTATTTATGCGTGATGCCAGTGATGTAGACGATGTTATCGAAGAAGTTGGCGGTGCGCCGCTAATTATCAAATTGGCACGTGGTACTCATGGCAACGGCGTGGTTCTCGCCGAAACCAAGAAGGCCGCCAAAAGTGTACTACAGGCATTCTACGTCATGGATGACGATGGGACTAACATTTTGCTGCAAGAATTTATCAAGGAATCGGCCGGAACCGATATTCGTGCCTTCGTAGTCGGCGGCAAGATCGTAGCCAGCATGAAGCGCCAAAGTCTTGATGATGATTTTCGTTCTAATCTTCACCAGGGCGGTGAGGGAGTTACGGTTAAATTGACGGATGAAGAGCGCAAAGTTGTTTTGAAAGCAGCTAGAGCTATGGGCTTGTCAATCTGTGGCGTTGACTTAATGCGCTCTAGTAGGGGACCACTGATTTTGGAAGTGAACTCTAGCCCTGGTTTTGGTATCGAAACTGTAACTGGGCGCAATGTGGCAGAAAAGATTATTGATTATGTTGAGCAAAACGCCCGTGGCCGACGCAAAAAAGATCGTGTCGGCGCGTAG
- a CDS encoding DUF192 domain-containing protein, translating to MLSKTPVADAKKIVSARRFSLIESVELILALLAAAILTYYVFLDNGRVLILPNGKRLNLEVRDDEIGRVQGLSGRSSLSESSAMLFVFDIESDRYCFWMKGMKFDIDILWLDSKKRIVDAKYAASPSSYPEEFCPKSAARYVLELPAGQALKNGLIIGVQTKF from the coding sequence ATGTTGAGCAAAACGCCCGTGGCCGACGCAAAAAAGATCGTGTCGGCGCGTAGATTTAGCTTGATCGAATCTGTTGAGTTAATTCTAGCGCTGTTGGCTGCTGCCATACTCACTTATTATGTATTTTTGGACAACGGACGAGTTCTTATATTACCGAACGGCAAAAGGCTGAATCTGGAGGTGCGTGACGACGAAATCGGGCGGGTACAGGGACTTTCTGGGCGGTCGAGCTTGTCTGAAAGCAGCGCAATGCTGTTCGTTTTTGATATCGAGTCAGATAGGTACTGTTTTTGGATGAAGGGCATGAAGTTTGATATTGATATATTGTGGTTGGATTCAAAGAAGCGTATTGTCGATGCAAAATATGCGGCTAGCCCAAGTTCGTACCCCGAAGAGTTTTGCCCAAAATCAGCAGCGCGCTACGTACTTGAGCTGCCAGCCGGCCAAGCTCTCAAAAACGGTCTAATCATTGGGGTTCAAACCAAATTCTAG
- a CDS encoding zinc metallopeptidase produces the protein MANWDKIGSSGNVEDRRGAATQFALGGGGMGLAVLAIVTLFNIFSGGQTNIPVDEILNQLQQVSVQQQPKQDATQFQGVDSYEKFASTVLGSTNDVWTSVFKQKNKVYQPSKLVLFRDATQSGCGFATSQVGPHYCPVDQTIYLDETFFDELTKRFGAKGGDVAQAYVIAHEVGHHVQNQLGIMDELESTQARGSHQANKVSVQVELQADCFAGVWANSLKDVGVFENGEINEAIDAAAAVGDDRIQEKAQGYTDPESWTHGSSEERVYWFNQGYETGQPSKCSTI, from the coding sequence ATGGCAAACTGGGACAAAATAGGTAGCAGCGGCAACGTAGAAGACAGGCGTGGTGCAGCAACGCAGTTTGCTCTGGGCGGTGGCGGTATGGGACTGGCGGTTCTGGCAATTGTGACGCTTTTTAACATTTTTAGTGGAGGCCAAACTAATATCCCGGTTGACGAAATCCTAAATCAGTTGCAACAGGTTAGTGTCCAGCAACAGCCCAAACAAGATGCTACACAGTTTCAAGGAGTCGACAGTTATGAGAAGTTTGCATCGACTGTTCTAGGTAGCACCAACGATGTTTGGACGAGCGTTTTCAAGCAGAAGAACAAAGTTTACCAGCCTAGTAAACTTGTGTTGTTTAGAGACGCTACTCAGTCTGGCTGTGGCTTTGCCACCAGTCAAGTCGGCCCGCACTATTGCCCCGTCGATCAGACAATTTATCTAGATGAAACATTTTTTGATGAGCTTACTAAGCGTTTTGGCGCAAAAGGAGGTGATGTAGCCCAGGCTTATGTTATCGCGCACGAAGTCGGCCATCATGTCCAGAACCAACTTGGTATTATGGACGAGCTAGAGTCTACTCAAGCTCGTGGTTCTCACCAAGCCAACAAAGTTTCGGTTCAGGTTGAGCTCCAGGCCGACTGCTTCGCTGGAGTCTGGGCTAATTCTCTCAAAGACGTAGGAGTGTTTGAAAATGGCGAAATCAATGAGGCGATCGATGCTGCAGCAGCCGTAGGCGATGATCGAATTCAAGAAAAAGCCCAAGGTTACACGGACCCAGAAAGCTGGACGCACGGCTCAAGTGAAGAGAGAGTTTACTGGTTTAACCAGGGCTACGAAACTGGCCAACCCAGCAAATGCAGCACTATCTAA
- a CDS encoding ComEC/Rec2 family competence protein — protein sequence MRRIKRTTLISVGACALIVGVAAAKLSLTQLSGSWLYVALVFLPLVFVSRNRPIKILSIVLACFVFGWWSASKTLIRLGDYEDLYGQKVVLEVTADTDGSYDDKTQIAFDASHIQVLDQDGYWLVGRAKIAGFGTSDVRRGDRVEVEGKLFPTIGGKQARMSYAQMKVVERSSSVIEKTRRKFLASLHTVLPEPSASFGIGLLIGQTSDLGKEYVDVLRIVGLSHIVAVSGYNLTIMAEVFNKKFKRGSKFFRLILSLLLINIFVLLAGTSASIARAAVVSMLVAVASYYGRNFKPLVLILLVAAGSALWNPLNLWGDIGWYLSFLAFFGVLVLAPAIQKRFWKKKEPKIMAQIVLSSFCAQAMTLPYIMFVFHQVSLVSLITNMLVLPLIPLAMGLTALAGVVGMIPFLKELGFVLAWPANILLRGILDGSVLFSRVPHASVQIVATLTTMILMYGLVILVAIKFSRSQTSQKTDVKL from the coding sequence ATGAGAAGGATAAAGCGTACTACTCTTATTTCGGTGGGCGCTTGTGCTTTGATTGTTGGTGTCGCAGCAGCCAAGCTTAGCCTTACTCAGCTAAGTGGTTCCTGGCTTTATGTGGCACTGGTTTTCTTACCCCTTGTATTTGTTTCTCGAAATCGACCGATTAAAATCCTGAGTATCGTGTTGGCTTGCTTCGTTTTTGGCTGGTGGAGTGCATCGAAAACGCTTATACGTCTTGGCGATTATGAAGATCTATACGGTCAAAAAGTGGTACTTGAAGTAACCGCCGATACGGATGGTTCGTACGACGATAAAACTCAAATTGCTTTCGATGCATCACATATACAAGTGTTAGATCAGGACGGTTATTGGCTTGTAGGAAGGGCGAAAATTGCCGGCTTTGGTACAAGCGATGTTCGGCGGGGTGATCGGGTAGAGGTAGAGGGTAAGCTTTTTCCGACAATCGGCGGAAAACAGGCTCGAATGAGTTATGCACAAATGAAGGTCGTAGAGCGCAGTAGCTCAGTTATCGAGAAGACTAGGAGGAAGTTTTTGGCTTCACTACACACGGTTCTGCCAGAACCTTCGGCGTCGTTCGGTATTGGACTGCTGATCGGTCAGACGAGTGATCTCGGCAAAGAATATGTAGACGTTTTGAGGATCGTAGGGCTATCACATATTGTGGCAGTCTCGGGGTACAACCTGACAATTATGGCCGAAGTTTTTAACAAAAAGTTTAAGCGTGGCTCTAAGTTTTTTAGACTTATTTTGTCGTTGCTGCTAATAAACATTTTTGTGCTGCTTGCTGGCACTAGCGCTTCAATTGCCAGAGCTGCGGTAGTATCAATGCTGGTGGCTGTCGCTAGTTATTATGGAAGAAACTTTAAGCCCCTAGTTTTAATTTTACTTGTAGCTGCTGGCTCTGCTTTATGGAACCCACTGAATCTTTGGGGTGACATCGGTTGGTACTTGTCGTTTCTGGCTTTTTTTGGAGTTTTGGTGTTAGCGCCAGCGATTCAAAAAAGATTTTGGAAGAAAAAAGAGCCTAAGATAATGGCTCAAATTGTGCTCAGCAGTTTTTGTGCGCAGGCCATGACCTTGCCGTATATTATGTTTGTTTTTCACCAAGTTTCTCTGGTCTCGCTAATTACTAACATGCTTGTTCTACCTTTAATACCTCTAGCAATGGGCCTAACGGCACTGGCGGGCGTGGTCGGAATGATCCCGTTCTTGAAGGAGCTTGGTTTTGTTTTGGCTTGGCCGGCCAACATTCTTCTGAGAGGTATATTGGATGGTAGTGTGCTGTTCTCACGTGTGCCACATGCCTCAGTACAGATTGTGGCGACGCTCACTACAATGATACTAATGTATGGCTTAGTTATCTTAGTAGCGATTAAGTTTAGCCGTAGTCAAACTAGCCAAAAAACAGATGTGAAGCTATAA
- a CDS encoding YebC/PmpR family DNA-binding transcriptional regulator: MSGHSKWATIKRAKGANDAKRGAVFTKLGNMIAIAARSGTDPLLNPALYTAIEKARAANMPMSNIDRAIARVADKNAAQLMEVMYEGYGPGGTAILVECATDNINRTLPEVRTAFTKHGGNMAEKGAVAFQFARKGNIRVRGTGEDLLLAVLDAGAEDASEEDGEMHIVTDPKELGKVRDNLRSAGVEILDAELTYQPLNTVEISDESTEAKLMRLMEALEDLDDVVNTHTNLA, encoded by the coding sequence ATGTCAGGGCATAGCAAATGGGCAACCATCAAACGAGCAAAAGGCGCCAACGATGCCAAGCGCGGCGCAGTTTTTACAAAATTAGGCAATATGATCGCCATCGCGGCTCGTAGCGGGACTGACCCGCTACTCAATCCTGCGCTTTACACAGCTATCGAAAAAGCTCGTGCTGCCAACATGCCTATGAGCAACATCGACCGTGCTATAGCTCGTGTGGCCGACAAAAACGCTGCTCAGCTCATGGAGGTTATGTACGAGGGCTATGGCCCAGGCGGAACAGCTATTTTAGTCGAATGTGCCACGGATAACATCAATCGTACGTTGCCAGAAGTTCGTACGGCTTTCACTAAGCATGGTGGTAATATGGCCGAGAAGGGTGCGGTTGCCTTTCAGTTTGCGCGCAAAGGAAATATTCGCGTTCGGGGAACTGGCGAGGATCTGCTACTAGCTGTGCTTGATGCAGGTGCGGAAGACGCAAGCGAAGAGGACGGCGAAATGCATATTGTGACTGATCCGAAAGAGCTTGGTAAGGTTCGAGATAACCTCAGGTCGGCCGGAGTCGAAATTCTCGACGCTGAGCTTACTTATCAGCCACTTAATACCGTAGAGATCAGCGACGAGTCTACCGAAGCCAAGCTTATGCGACTGATGGAAGCACTCGAAGATCTAGACGACGTGGTAAATACCCATACGAATTTGGCATGA